One segment of Gloeocapsa sp. PCC 7428 DNA contains the following:
- a CDS encoding type I polyketide synthase → MTTNGLEVAVIGMAGRFPDAESVDQFWQNLKNGVESIHPLTDEFLRQQGVPQTDLQHPQYVKAEAVLPNIDLFDADFFGFNPREAEILDPQQRLFLECAWEALETAGYDPQRYHGAVAVYAGSAINSYSFNLYTNPQSRLLDNYQLFLASDKDFLTTRVSYKLNLTGPSVDIQTACSTSLVAVHIACQSLLSGECDMALAGGVAISQPKGYLYQEGGIYSPDGHCRAFDAKAQGTVAGSGLGIVVLKRLEDAVADGDSIYALIKGSAINNDGASKVSYTAPSIDAQASVIRAALTMAEVEPETISYIEAHGTGTALGDPIEIAALTQVFGANSQHCKIGSVKTNIGHLDTAAGIASFIKTVLVLKHKQIPPSLHFEQFNSQIPPDRPFEVNTTLSEWHAHSFPRRAGVSSFGIGGTNAHIILEEAPEEGQGSQCVAEVSSVVATGVGIAGGLNHRRAEVQGKYQLLVVSAKTHSALETATANLVNHLRQHPDVNLADVAYTLQVGRQAFAYRRFCVCSSLEEASEVSAYAEATVPQHGTPAITFMFPGQGSQYVGMGRELYAEAVFRSHIDRCCELLAPHLGINLWDLVQSSTNLNDTAYAQPALFMIEYALAQSLMNWGIRPEAMIGHSIGEYVAATLAEVFSLEDALKLVAIRGRLMQQQPTGSMLSVFLSAKQIQPWLSAEIALAASNAPNLCVVSGNPTAIAQLEQRLSDAGISYGRLHTSHAFHSPMMSPVQAEFIEVMKSVKLNPPKIPYISNVTGTWITNEQATDLAYWGKHLRETVQFDAGITTLTQQPRILLEVGPGNTLSTLAATHRPISTLRHPQANDSDIAFLLNAIGKLWLSGVGINWDNFWHERRKRIALPTYPFERQRYWIEPQPDSVINDRNWLYVPFWQRDRTIASVDLNTVEKSCWLIFIDAEGLGNSIAQQLASAGHDVITVVAGAQFGELDYRCFSINPENRQDYTTLVEDLHSRELNFDRVVHFWSLDRTDYCSFYSLLFLTQAIASSTTVEITLVTNGVYDILGEEELHPTTATVLGLAKVINQEYSQIACRHIDVMLPRSQLIGVLTELITPPTDFAVAYRGQHRWRQKYQLVEETNAIQLRSFGHYLIVGDVTQGLGRVFAEYLAKMPAKLAIVSDDIPTSWVDTLTAMGAEYFPVTVDITDESQMQRAIAQVEAQFGEIHGVFYSTPMSNQYSAAPIAELGQNECEYNFRTKVAGLCVLQKVLQDKNLDFCLLQSSLSAIIGGFGLGAYAAANTFIDAFAQHQSRRTSYPWLSVNWDAYDEAESIESSRALTSSEVWQATQQILAIDAVQVVVSKSPLAAKIEQSISVRERESQVENNNHNRPNLSSQYIAPRNEIEQAVAAIWQELLGIEIGINDNFFELGGHSLLAIQVIARLRTTFQVELPIRSLLFEAPTVAKIAEVIAGQQPQQMADLLAEIQSLSPAEIEQQLNARE, encoded by the coding sequence ATGACCACGAATGGACTAGAAGTTGCGGTTATCGGGATGGCAGGACGCTTTCCAGATGCGGAGAGTGTCGATCAGTTTTGGCAGAATCTCAAAAATGGAGTTGAATCAATTCATCCGTTAACCGATGAATTTTTGCGACAACAAGGTGTACCTCAAACCGATTTGCAGCATCCCCAGTACGTGAAAGCCGAAGCCGTATTACCCAATATTGACTTGTTTGATGCAGATTTTTTTGGCTTTAATCCAAGAGAAGCAGAAATTCTCGACCCACAACAGCGCTTATTTTTAGAGTGTGCGTGGGAAGCCTTAGAAACAGCGGGCTACGATCCGCAAAGATATCACGGTGCGGTCGCTGTTTATGCAGGTAGCGCGATCAATAGCTATTCGTTCAATCTCTACACAAATCCTCAAAGTCGCCTACTCGATAACTATCAACTGTTTTTAGCCAGCGATAAAGATTTTCTAACGACACGAGTATCGTACAAACTGAATTTAACAGGTCCCAGCGTTGACATTCAAACCGCGTGTTCAACATCGTTAGTTGCGGTTCACATCGCCTGTCAAAGCTTGCTTAGCGGTGAGTGCGACATGGCATTAGCTGGTGGTGTGGCAATTTCTCAACCAAAAGGATATTTATATCAAGAAGGCGGCATTTACTCACCCGATGGTCATTGTCGGGCTTTCGATGCTAAAGCGCAAGGAACCGTCGCCGGAAGTGGGTTAGGAATCGTTGTTCTCAAGCGTCTCGAAGATGCTGTAGCTGATGGTGACTCGATTTATGCACTGATCAAAGGTTCGGCGATTAATAACGATGGTGCGTCCAAAGTAAGTTATACCGCTCCGAGTATCGATGCCCAAGCCAGTGTAATTCGTGCTGCCTTAACGATGGCAGAAGTAGAACCAGAAACAATCAGCTATATTGAAGCGCATGGTACGGGTACAGCATTAGGCGATCCGATTGAGATTGCGGCATTGACACAAGTTTTTGGCGCTAATAGCCAGCACTGTAAAATTGGTTCGGTGAAAACTAATATCGGACACTTAGACACCGCCGCAGGTATTGCGAGTTTCATCAAAACCGTACTCGTACTAAAACACAAACAAATTCCTCCCAGCCTGCACTTTGAGCAATTTAACTCCCAAATTCCTCCTGATCGCCCTTTTGAAGTGAATACAACGCTGTCGGAATGGCACGCGCATTCATTCCCGCGTCGCGCTGGCGTGAGTTCCTTTGGAATTGGTGGCACAAACGCGCACATTATTCTTGAGGAAGCACCTGAAGAGGGGCAGGGGAGCCAGTGCGTTGCGGAGGTTTCCTCCGTTGTAGCAACTGGCGTGGGTATAGCCGGTGGTTTAAACCACCGGAGAGCAGAGGTGCAGGGGAAGTATCAATTGTTAGTTGTTTCTGCTAAGACTCATTCGGCTTTAGAGACTGCGACTGCAAATTTGGTTAATCATCTCCGACAGCATCCAGATGTGAATTTAGCGGATGTGGCTTATACACTCCAAGTTGGTCGTCAAGCATTTGCATATCGCCGTTTTTGCGTTTGTTCAAGTTTAGAAGAAGCAAGCGAAGTGTCTGCGTATGCAGAAGCAACAGTACCTCAACACGGAACTCCAGCAATTACTTTCATGTTTCCTGGGCAAGGAAGCCAATACGTTGGCATGGGGCGCGAATTGTATGCTGAAGCTGTATTTCGATCGCACATCGATCGCTGCTGCGAACTCCTAGCACCACATCTTGGAATCAATTTGTGGGATTTGGTGCAATCAAGTACCAATTTAAACGATACTGCTTACGCGCAACCGGCGCTATTTATGATTGAGTACGCGCTAGCGCAGTCGTTGATGAATTGGGGAATTCGCCCTGAAGCGATGATCGGACATAGTATTGGCGAATATGTCGCCGCAACTCTTGCCGAAGTGTTTTCTTTAGAAGATGCTTTGAAATTGGTTGCAATCCGAGGACGATTGATGCAACAGCAACCGACGGGGAGTATGCTGTCGGTGTTTTTGTCAGCAAAGCAGATTCAGCCTTGGTTAAGTGCAGAGATTGCGTTAGCTGCGAGTAATGCGCCGAACTTGTGTGTCGTATCGGGAAATCCTACCGCGATCGCACAGTTAGAACAACGTTTATCAGATGCGGGTATCAGCTATGGACGATTACATACTTCGCACGCTTTTCATTCTCCGATGATGTCGCCTGTGCAAGCGGAGTTTATTGAGGTGATGAAATCGGTAAAACTTAATCCACCAAAAATTCCGTATATTTCTAATGTCACTGGCACTTGGATAACGAACGAGCAAGCCACAGATCTTGCATACTGGGGCAAGCATCTACGCGAAACTGTACAATTCGACGCAGGGATAACAACTTTAACCCAACAACCCCGAATTTTACTCGAAGTTGGACCAGGAAATACGCTTAGTACATTAGCAGCAACGCATCGTCCCATTTCCACACTCCGACATCCGCAAGCGAATGACTCGGATATTGCCTTTTTGCTCAATGCCATTGGTAAACTTTGGTTATCTGGAGTTGGCATCAACTGGGATAATTTCTGGCATGAACGGCGTAAACGTATCGCTTTACCAACATATCCGTTTGAACGCCAGCGCTACTGGATTGAACCTCAGCCGGATTCAGTAATCAATGATCGCAATTGGTTATACGTTCCTTTCTGGCAACGCGATCGCACGATTGCATCTGTAGATCTTAACACCGTCGAAAAATCGTGCTGGCTGATATTTATCGATGCTGAGGGATTGGGTAATAGTATTGCTCAACAATTAGCAAGTGCAGGTCATGATGTCATTACGGTTGTTGCTGGCGCTCAATTTGGAGAGTTAGACTATCGTTGTTTTAGTATTAATCCTGAAAATCGGCAAGACTATACGACTTTAGTTGAAGATTTGCACTCGCGCGAACTAAATTTTGATCGTGTCGTGCATTTCTGGAGTCTCGATCGCACCGACTATTGTAGTTTTTACAGCTTGCTATTTCTTACCCAAGCGATCGCATCATCGACGACGGTCGAAATTACACTTGTAACAAACGGCGTGTACGATATTCTTGGCGAAGAAGAATTGCATCCTACAACCGCAACGGTGTTAGGACTCGCTAAAGTGATTAATCAAGAATATTCCCAAATCGCGTGTCGCCATATTGATGTCATGTTACCGCGATCGCAACTCATTGGGGTGTTAACCGAATTAATCACTCCACCTACCGATTTTGCAGTAGCCTATCGAGGTCAGCATCGTTGGCGACAAAAGTATCAACTCGTTGAAGAAACCAACGCAATTCAACTGCGATCTTTTGGTCATTACTTGATTGTCGGAGATGTCACGCAGGGATTGGGTCGCGTTTTTGCAGAATATCTTGCTAAAATGCCAGCGAAATTAGCGATTGTCAGTGATGATATCCCCACGTCTTGGGTCGATACCTTAACTGCAATGGGTGCGGAGTATTTCCCCGTAACAGTAGATATTACGGATGAGTCGCAGATGCAACGTGCGATCGCGCAAGTAGAAGCGCAGTTTGGTGAAATTCATGGTGTGTTTTATTCTACACCGATGAGTAATCAGTATTCTGCTGCCCCGATCGCGGAACTTGGGCAAAACGAATGCGAGTATAACTTTCGTACCAAAGTCGCTGGACTTTGCGTGTTGCAAAAAGTATTGCAGGACAAAAACCTTGATTTTTGTTTGTTGCAATCTTCGCTGTCAGCAATTATTGGTGGTTTTGGTTTGGGTGCGTATGCAGCTGCGAATACATTTATTGATGCTTTTGCCCAGCACCAATCTCGTCGAACATCGTATCCTTGGCTGAGTGTCAATTGGGATGCTTATGACGAAGCTGAGTCAATAGAATCATCCCGCGCATTAACTTCATCGGAGGTTTGGCAAGCAACCCAACAAATTCTCGCAATCGATGCTGTGCAAGTTGTGGTTTCTAAATCGCCATTAGCCGCGAAAATTGAGCAGTCAATTTCTGTTCGCGAACGTGAGTCGCAAGTTGAAAACAACAACCACAATAGACCGAATTTGTCAAGCCAATACATCGCACCGCGTAATGAAATTGAGCAGGCGGTGGCTGCTATTTGGCAAGAATTACTAGGAATTGAAATAGGAATTAATGATAATTTTTTTGAGTTAGGAGGACATTCTTTGTTAGCAATTCAAGTGATCGCACGACTGCGAACTACTTTTCAGGTAGAGTTACCGATACGGAGTTTGCTATTTGAAGCGCCGACGGTTGCTAAAATTGCGGAAGTGATTGCGGGTCAGCAACCGCAGCAAATGGCTGATCTTTTGGCGGAGATTCAAAGTTTATCACCAGCAGAAATTGAGCAGCAACTCAATGCGAGGGAGTAG